Proteins encoded in a region of the Bacteroidota bacterium genome:
- a CDS encoding PAS domain S-box protein, protein MTYFKPENQKDDQTAGAVERLQGFFLLISSDLKIISVNNTDEINIPDLIPGSNLIESLSKINIEKNKETINEIESAFYHVLKHKKTVLLKQKQFFFYQNNLENHSSLNINFIPLFNKEIVENVLIYLNPVSKRDVSESLEKVYSLQKKLFSVAKKDYSFDTTLDYIIKIIEENNPELLCSIIIPENGKLHQKASANLPLQFFDEINEMVMEIVKDRKKIDQINTEEKCINLNNIANKYNLQNYNCYILRGKDNSFLGMLNVFYKKDGYLTSKEQKILQIVVEFAVIIIERENFIQSNIINSEILNEISNALPVVILQFIRETNGKYKFTYLTENIKSFYDFSSEEIYNNPEKLLKKVHPDDFDGLMNSIEKSAQSLQAWDYSFRVISRNSNEYIWLKGNAVPEKKQTHIVWNGSLIDITEIREAIEKITASETRYHLLFEKNPLALMVIEKESLKLLDVNSKAINTFGYTEKDLLHLSLKNILPKDDLKKLQDELKNLQPGKDIMLNLKNIKKNGKLIDVEFLITEFQFQGTDAYLKIVTDVTAKLKSEDIIERQNLLFKELFNASPFGIVLFDDMERIIEVNNSFEKIFQFNFEELKNRLTKDFIVPTEKQHESDEIFEAAKKLEAVQLETYRKRKDGQILDMLIVYYPIKSNDLLLGFYGIYVDISKQKEAERILKKEKNFTDSMINSLPGILYVISVFEKGLRLTLWNENLRKISGYTDQEIIDLKVDALFKGNDLIKIREQLDMVLTSGKAEAEAVIVSKSGKETLYYFTGILSKISNQKYIIGMGLDITDRSKNQQMLVILKRGLESVAEGVIIVNNTIPDKAIMYVNPEFCRITGYSQEEVEGKNIFLLSGPKTKKRMIGQMKDAIQYERTFRGEVLSYRKDGSTFWNLLILTPVFGENKAATHFVATITDITDIKNWQQRLEEYNMNLIKANQELDRFVYSTSHDLRAPLTSVLGLINIALAETDPELLREFLERMRNSVLKLDSFIQDIVNYSRNSRLEVLRNEVDFNKILHEIIEKLEFMEGTKSINFKIDIQDSQKFYSDKNRLIVILSNLVSNAIKYQDSKKDYRYIYIQVKTLRDKISIEIEDNGTGIPRAYQKKVFEMFFRASEQSTGSGLGLYIVKEMVDKLKGKIKMESSLGVGTKFFIEIPNLKE, encoded by the coding sequence ATGACCTATTTTAAACCGGAAAATCAGAAGGATGATCAAACTGCAGGTGCTGTTGAAAGACTGCAGGGGTTTTTCTTATTAATTTCTTCCGATTTAAAAATTATTTCGGTCAATAATACAGACGAAATTAATATCCCTGATTTAATACCAGGGTCTAATTTAATTGAATCTCTATCCAAAATAAATATTGAAAAAAACAAGGAAACAATAAATGAAATTGAATCTGCTTTTTATCACGTTCTTAAACATAAAAAGACAGTGCTTCTTAAACAAAAACAATTTTTTTTTTATCAAAACAACCTTGAAAATCATTCTTCTTTAAACATTAACTTCATTCCACTTTTCAATAAAGAGATTGTTGAAAATGTGCTCATTTATTTGAATCCTGTATCAAAAAGAGATGTTTCAGAGTCCCTGGAAAAAGTTTATTCGCTGCAAAAAAAACTATTTTCTGTGGCAAAAAAAGATTATTCCTTTGACACAACATTGGATTATATAATTAAAATTATCGAAGAAAACAATCCCGAACTGCTCTGTTCCATTATAATACCAGAAAATGGAAAATTGCATCAAAAGGCTTCAGCTAATTTACCTCTGCAATTTTTTGATGAAATTAACGAAATGGTAATGGAAATAGTTAAAGACAGAAAAAAAATTGATCAAATAAATACAGAAGAAAAATGCATCAATTTGAACAATATTGCGAATAAATATAATCTGCAAAACTATAACTGTTATATTTTAAGAGGTAAGGATAATTCATTTCTTGGCATGTTAAATGTTTTTTATAAAAAAGACGGTTATCTTACTTCGAAAGAACAGAAAATATTACAGATTGTAGTAGAATTTGCAGTTATTATTATTGAAAGAGAAAATTTCATACAATCTAATATAATAAACAGTGAAATCCTAAATGAAATTAGCAATGCACTTCCTGTTGTTATCCTTCAATTTATAAGAGAAACAAATGGAAAATATAAATTCACGTATTTAACAGAAAATATAAAATCATTTTATGATTTTTCATCAGAAGAAATATATAATAATCCTGAAAAACTTTTAAAAAAGGTTCATCCTGATGATTTTGATGGACTAATGAATAGTATTGAAAAATCTGCTCAGAGTCTTCAAGCCTGGGATTATTCTTTTAGGGTAATAAGCCGAAACAGTAATGAATACATTTGGTTAAAGGGAAATGCAGTTCCAGAAAAAAAACAAACTCACATAGTCTGGAATGGGTCTTTAATTGATATTACTGAAATACGGGAGGCTATTGAAAAAATTACAGCTTCAGAAACAAGATATCATTTGCTCTTTGAAAAAAACCCTCTTGCGCTTATGGTAATTGAAAAAGAAAGTCTTAAGCTTCTTGATGTAAATTCAAAAGCAATAAATACTTTTGGATACACGGAAAAGGATTTGCTCCATCTTTCATTGAAAAACATACTACCAAAAGATGATTTAAAGAAATTACAGGATGAATTAAAAAACCTGCAGCCCGGAAAAGATATTATGCTAAATTTGAAAAACATTAAAAAAAACGGGAAATTAATTGATGTTGAATTTCTTATTACAGAATTCCAGTTTCAGGGTACAGACGCATACTTGAAAATAGTTACGGATGTAACAGCAAAATTAAAATCAGAGGATATTATCGAAAGGCAAAATTTGCTTTTTAAAGAATTATTCAATGCCTCTCCTTTTGGAATTGTATTGTTTGATGATATGGAAAGGATAATAGAAGTAAATAATTCATTTGAAAAAATATTTCAATTCAATTTTGAGGAACTTAAAAACAGATTGACAAAGGATTTTATAGTCCCTACCGAAAAACAACATGAATCCGATGAAATATTTGAGGCAGCAAAAAAACTTGAGGCTGTTCAACTTGAAACATACAGAAAAAGAAAAGATGGACAAATTCTAGACATGCTGATTGTTTACTATCCAATAAAAAGCAATGATTTATTATTGGGCTTTTATGGAATTTATGTTGACATAAGCAAACAAAAAGAGGCGGAAAGAATACTGAAAAAAGAAAAGAACTTTACAGATTCAATGATAAATAGCCTTCCGGGAATATTATATGTAATAAGTGTATTTGAAAAAGGATTAAGACTTACCTTATGGAATGAAAACCTAAGAAAAATTTCAGGTTATACAGATCAAGAAATAATAGATTTAAAAGTAGATGCTCTTTTTAAAGGCAATGACTTAATTAAGATCAGGGAACAACTTGATATGGTTTTAACGAGTGGAAAAGCAGAGGCTGAAGCCGTTATAGTTTCAAAAAGCGGGAAGGAAACTTTATATTATTTTACAGGCATTTTATCTAAAATTTCCAATCAAAAATATATTATTGGAATGGGACTGGATATAACCGATCGAAGCAAAAATCAGCAAATGCTCGTTATTTTAAAAAGAGGGCTTGAGAGTGTGGCTGAAGGGGTAATTATTGTAAATAACACCATTCCTGATAAAGCCATAATGTATGTAAATCCTGAATTTTGTAGAATAACAGGGTATTCCCAAGAGGAAGTAGAGGGTAAAAATATTTTCCTTTTGAGCGGACCAAAAACAAAAAAAAGGATGATTGGCCAAATGAAAGATGCCATTCAATATGAAAGAACATTTCGTGGAGAAGTTTTAAGTTATAGGAAAGACGGATCAACTTTTTGGAATTTACTTATATTAACTCCTGTTTTTGGGGAGAACAAAGCAGCTACCCATTTTGTGGCTACGATAACCGACATTACAGATATTAAAAATTGGCAACAGAGGTTAGAAGAATACAACATGAATTTAATAAAAGCAAATCAGGAATTAGATCGATTTGTTTACAGTACTTCCCATGATTTAAGAGCTCCTTTAACATCAGTTCTAGGATTAATAAATATTGCACTAGCGGAAACTGACCCCGAACTTCTAAGGGAATTTCTTGAAAGAATGAGAAACAGTGTATTAAAACTGGATTCCTTTATACAAGATATTGTTAACTATTCACGCAATTCAAGACTTGAAGTCCTAAGAAATGAAGTGGACTTCAATAAAATACTCCATGAAATTATTGAGAAATTAGAATTCATGGAAGGTACTAAATCTATTAATTTCAAAATTGATATACAAGATAGCCAAAAATTCTATTCAGATAAAAACAGATTAATTGTAATACTAAGCAATTTAGTTTCTAATGCAATTAAGTATCAAGACAGTAAAAAAGATTACAGGTATATTTATATTCAGGTTAAAACTTTAAGGGACAAGATATCTATTGAAATAGAAGATAACGGAACTGGAATTCCAAGGGCCTATCAAAAGAAAGTTTTTGAAATGTTTTTCAGGGCTTCTGAACAATCAACAGGTTCAGGTCTTGGATTGTATATTGTAAAAGAAATGGTTGATAAATTGAAAGGGAAAATCAAAATGGAATCATCCTTAGGAGTTGGCACTAAATTTTTTATCGAGATACCTAATCTTAAAGAGTAA
- a CDS encoding 2-oxo acid dehydrogenase subunit E2 has translation MAQIELILPKMGESVAEATIIKWLKNEGEHIDADESVLEIATDKVDSEVPSPTQGILIKRMFNEGDVVQVGSVIALIGSKEEVKNEPVTQPEKMTASAVQNSIPAPRHAEISVKEIEIPRTSEGGKFYSPLVRNIAKTEGISTTELEKLHGTGSDGRVTKNDILDYLSKRSNGTNISEPVLEQNGKTSSSQQVSNVQTPQIQQATTSIKHPVVSAGENDEIIEMDRMRKLIADHMVMSKHVAPHVTSFVEVDVTNLVMWREKNKKEFEKREGEKITYTPIFIEAVTRAIKEFPMINIAVSGSNIIKRKNINIGIATALPTGNLIVPVIKNADQMNLVGLTKTVNDLVARARVNKLKPDDIQGGTFTISNVGTFGNVMGTPIINQPQVAILAVGAIRKKPVVIETPQGDTIGIRHMMFLSMSYDHRVVDGMLGGTFIRRVGDLLESFDLNHQF, from the coding sequence ATGGCTCAAATTGAATTGATTTTACCTAAAATGGGTGAGAGTGTTGCTGAGGCAACCATTATAAAGTGGTTAAAAAATGAAGGGGAGCATATTGATGCAGACGAATCTGTTTTAGAAATTGCTACAGATAAAGTTGATTCTGAAGTGCCTTCCCCAACTCAGGGTATTTTGATTAAAAGAATGTTCAATGAGGGTGATGTTGTACAAGTTGGTTCAGTAATAGCATTGATTGGCTCTAAAGAGGAGGTAAAAAACGAACCGGTAACACAGCCGGAAAAAATGACTGCTTCGGCAGTTCAAAATTCGATTCCAGCTCCAAGACATGCAGAAATAAGTGTTAAGGAAATTGAAATTCCAAGAACCTCAGAAGGTGGAAAGTTCTACTCTCCTCTAGTACGAAATATAGCAAAAACAGAAGGTATTTCAACTACCGAACTTGAAAAGTTGCATGGAACGGGGTCTGATGGAAGGGTAACAAAAAATGATATTTTAGACTACCTATCCAAACGCTCCAATGGAACAAATATTTCTGAACCAGTTTTGGAGCAAAATGGAAAAACAAGTTCAAGTCAACAAGTAAGTAATGTTCAAACACCGCAAATACAACAAGCCACCACATCAATAAAGCACCCCGTTGTTAGCGCTGGAGAAAACGATGAGATAATTGAAATGGATAGGATGCGAAAGCTTATTGCAGACCATATGGTTATGTCCAAGCATGTTGCACCCCATGTTACATCATTCGTAGAAGTAGACGTTACCAACCTTGTGATGTGGAGGGAGAAAAACAAAAAGGAATTTGAAAAGCGCGAAGGAGAAAAAATAACTTATACCCCTATTTTTATCGAGGCTGTAACAAGGGCAATTAAAGAATTTCCAATGATCAACATTGCTGTTAGCGGAAGCAATATTATAAAAAGAAAAAACATAAACATAGGTATAGCAACTGCCCTGCCCACAGGAAATTTAATTGTTCCTGTAATAAAAAATGCTGATCAAATGAATTTGGTCGGATTAACAAAAACTGTAAATGATCTTGTTGCAAGGGCAAGAGTGAATAAGCTAAAACCAGATGATATTCAAGGTGGTACATTCACAATTTCCAATGTAGGAACTTTTGGAAACGTGATGGGAACACCAATTATTAATCAGCCACAAGTTGCAATACTTGCTGTTGGTGCAATACGTAAAAAACCAGTGGTAATTGAAACTCCACAAGGTGATACCATAGGAATCCGTCATATGATGTTCTTATCTATGTCTTATGATCATAGGGTTGTAGATGGAATGTTAGGTGGAACTTTTATAAGGAGAGTTGGTGATTTACTTGAAAGTTTTGATTTAAACCATCAGTTCTGA
- the gldL gene encoding gliding motility protein GldL, whose product MKNKDTYFDFINFAYGIGAAIVIIGAMFKFLGWDYANEFFLVGLTTEAVVFSISAFEFKKKKTPASAVKVYHWENIFPQLLTSELHNPDVLSKVAEEQTLNTVAITKSLGNFNLAIEKLNEVSNQLVLGINTMSNAIKQLEKTTEDYSMEMGLLKENVQQLNSLHNSHLRSLALTLPCYEKEFINLSKSLCSINEKYINHNTSFDHASLVYDKQFKELNENLQKTNSIYLRQMNQLEDSSSGYEKEFTMLNENLLKINSFYTEHLSKNGRNSEDFEKEFASLGANMSKVNSFYTDMLGAVGRITRPTV is encoded by the coding sequence ATGAAAAACAAGGATACTTACTTTGATTTTATTAATTTCGCCTATGGAATAGGCGCTGCCATTGTAATCATTGGTGCTATGTTTAAATTCCTTGGTTGGGATTATGCCAATGAATTTTTCCTAGTTGGATTAACTACTGAGGCTGTTGTTTTTAGCATATCTGCTTTTGAATTTAAAAAAAAGAAAACGCCTGCATCAGCGGTAAAAGTTTATCATTGGGAAAATATTTTTCCACAACTTTTAACATCTGAACTACATAATCCGGATGTACTTTCCAAAGTTGCAGAGGAACAAACTCTGAATACTGTTGCTATAACAAAATCTCTTGGAAATTTTAATCTAGCAATTGAAAAATTAAACGAAGTTAGCAACCAGTTGGTTCTTGGTATTAACACCATGTCCAATGCTATTAAACAATTGGAAAAAACAACTGAAGATTATTCCATGGAAATGGGTTTGCTTAAAGAAAATGTACAGCAATTAAATTCTTTGCATAATTCCCATTTAAGAAGTCTAGCCTTAACTCTTCCTTGTTATGAAAAAGAATTTATCAATCTTTCCAAATCCCTTTGCTCTATAAATGAAAAATATATTAATCACAATACCAGTTTTGATCATGCTTCCTTGGTTTATGATAAACAGTTTAAGGAGTTAAATGAAAACCTTCAAAAAACAAATTCTATTTACTTAAGGCAAATGAACCAATTGGAAGATTCATCCAGCGGATATGAAAAAGAATTCACTATGCTAAATGAAAACCTTTTGAAAATAAATTCCTTTTATACTGAACATTTATCCAAAAACGGAAGAAATTCTGAGGATTTTGAAAAAGAATTTGCTAGCCTAGGGGCAAACATGTCAAAAGTAAATTCTTTTTATACTGATATGCTAGGAGCAGTAGGAAGAATTACTCGCCCTACTGTTTAA
- a CDS encoding PD40 domain-containing protein yields MTTKVKITLSAVLVFLIYFSPLTASNIEDGYKKSFEKANFQLYNQMYTKALDLFLKIDSLYPDNSNINFKIGLCYYNLPTNKLKSIPFFEKAVKNLSEKYNEKKATEKNAPYITLYYLAQVYHLNYSFDNALTTFNQFKTFIGTTDIQLNKEVDNYIKMCNNGKMFVNAPIQIEITNIGEKINSVYPEYAPVISADESVLIFTSRRPESAGGKKTEDGQYFEDIYISTKENGEWSTPVSISPNINTAAHEASVGLSVDGQSLLLYKSEGPEGNIYISKLIGDKWEVPVKLSENITGKSWEPSASISADGNSLYFTSDRKGGFGGRDIYKSKKLPNGDWSLPVNMGPEINTEFDEDGPFIHPDGKTLFFSSKGHSTMGGFDVFFSIMDENGKFQKPSNLGYPVNTTDDDIYYSLSADGKRAYYSSSKEGGFGEKDLYLLNFIEHKETPLALIKGTILDVYGNVPLVDIIVTDNETEEIVGIYYPNTKTGNYLFILPPGANYNISYEAEGYLFKSENIDVPIDANYYVINQSINLQLIEIGQKIVLNNIFFDFGKSTLRSTSKVELQKLYTLLEKNPSLTVEISGHTDHIGSKEMNVKLSQERAQAVVTYITEKGMGGSRLLAKGFGSAQPLTNGKNNDGSDNPEGMQLNRRVEMKIIGINK; encoded by the coding sequence ATGACAACTAAAGTTAAAATCACACTTTCTGCAGTTTTAGTTTTTCTTATTTATTTTTCACCCCTAACTGCATCCAATATTGAAGATGGTTATAAAAAAAGTTTTGAAAAGGCAAATTTTCAACTTTATAATCAAATGTATACTAAGGCCTTAGATTTGTTTTTAAAAATAGATTCTCTTTATCCGGATAATTCCAACATTAATTTTAAGATTGGCCTTTGTTATTATAATTTACCAACAAATAAATTAAAATCGATTCCTTTTTTTGAAAAAGCTGTTAAAAATTTATCTGAAAAATACAACGAGAAAAAAGCTACAGAAAAAAATGCTCCATATATTACCCTTTATTATTTAGCACAGGTTTATCATTTGAATTATAGTTTTGACAATGCATTAACCACATTTAACCAATTTAAAACCTTTATTGGAACAACTGATATTCAATTAAATAAGGAGGTTGACAATTACATAAAAATGTGTAATAATGGCAAAATGTTTGTAAACGCTCCAATCCAAATTGAGATTACAAACATAGGAGAGAAAATTAATTCTGTATATCCTGAATATGCTCCTGTGATATCTGCTGATGAATCAGTACTTATTTTTACTTCCAGAAGACCTGAGAGTGCTGGTGGTAAAAAGACTGAAGATGGTCAATACTTTGAGGACATTTATATTTCAACTAAAGAGAACGGGGAATGGAGCACACCTGTTAGCATAAGCCCTAATATCAATACCGCGGCTCATGAAGCAAGTGTAGGACTCTCAGTTGATGGACAGTCTCTACTTTTATATAAGAGTGAAGGACCTGAGGGCAATATTTATATTAGTAAACTTATAGGAGATAAATGGGAAGTTCCAGTTAAGCTATCAGAAAACATTACAGGAAAATCCTGGGAACCAAGTGCAAGTATTTCAGCAGACGGAAACAGCCTGTACTTTACAAGCGATAGAAAAGGCGGTTTTGGAGGAAGAGATATTTACAAATCAAAAAAACTTCCCAATGGTGATTGGAGTTTACCAGTGAATATGGGTCCTGAAATTAACACTGAATTTGATGAGGACGGCCCTTTTATACACCCTGATGGAAAAACATTGTTTTTTAGTTCAAAAGGACATTCTACTATGGGCGGATTTGATGTATTCTTTAGCATTATGGATGAAAACGGAAAATTTCAGAAGCCATCAAATCTTGGATATCCGGTTAACACAACAGATGATGACATTTATTATTCCCTTTCTGCAGATGGTAAAAGAGCATATTATTCTTCTTCAAAAGAGGGTGGTTTTGGCGAAAAGGATCTTTATTTGCTTAATTTTATTGAACATAAAGAAACTCCTCTTGCACTTATAAAAGGTACAATTCTGGATGTTTATGGGAATGTACCCCTGGTTGATATTATTGTAACAGATAATGAAACAGAGGAAATTGTAGGTATTTATTACCCAAATACTAAAACAGGAAATTATCTTTTTATTTTACCCCCGGGAGCAAATTATAATATCTCCTATGAGGCCGAAGGATATCTTTTTAAATCCGAAAACATTGATGTTCCTATAGATGCAAACTATTATGTGATTAATCAATCAATCAATCTACAACTAATAGAGATAGGACAAAAAATAGTCCTTAACAATATTTTCTTTGACTTTGGTAAATCTACTTTACGCAGTACATCAAAAGTAGAACTTCAAAAACTTTATACCCTACTAGAAAAGAATCCATCACTTACTGTTGAAATTTCTGGTCATACAGATCATATTGGTTCAAAAGAGATGAACGTTAAGCTTTCACAGGAAAGGGCCCAGGCTGTGGTAACATACATTACAGAAAAAGGAATGGGTGGTTCAAGATTGCTTGCTAAAGGTTTTGGAAGTGCGCAACCTCTAACAAATGGAAAGAATAATGATGGGTCTGACAATCCTGAAGGAATGCAGTTAAACAGAAGGGTTGAAATGAAAATTATAGGGATTAATAAATAA
- a CDS encoding OmpA family protein → MKKLLIFNFLILCSTVLFSQNFDKGLFKEKFIEAQYHIEFENYKLALPIFIELNKMDPENSNVNFKVGLCMIKSNIRKAEAVGFLEKAVLNVSPNYDDLNPFEKRAPVNALYYLGFAYHIAYKLDEAIATFEKFKSVISKKNYMVADAERSIVMCLNAKEFIGNKKEYIIDCLSDSINTPYPEYSPVVSLDESTLIFTSRRAEESGSIAESMHNEDIYISYKDNNGIWSAAKSIGTSINTMDHEASIGLSADGQKLFIYKSDDGGSIWMSEQLSESWSVPQKLDFDVNSEHWETHAVITAEQKTIYFASNRPGGQGGRDIWMCKKLPNGKWAKAQNLGAQINTKHDEDAPFIHPNGKTIYFSSDGHKTMGGFDIFYSEIQEDGKWSSPINMGYPINTTDDDIYFVTSGDGKRGYFSSLRENCIGEKDIFMVTIDDIQVESITVLKGKITIDGDEKLPSGALIYVTDVETGIVVNESRPNPRTSVYTLALSPGEHGKTYSISYSAEGFEPITATIEIEAGMGYQEIEKELFLHPINFESKTKGTVALSGTIKNRQGEFISATISVIDNITGEEIFTALTKGTEAPYYFVLQLGKNYNISYEAEDYLFHSENLNIPNKPEYSEIKKNIILEKIETGTKIVLNNIFFDHNKSILRKESNVELEKLYTLLNKRPELKIEVGGHTDSKGNAEVNMVLSKARAQAVVDYLTKNGINRSRLVAKGYGKDAPIAPNNLANGKPDLDGMQLNRRVEFKILDYTKAELEKVRENQTNTAEVETIIIDNRSDLVTKPVNYTTKSPLYGVQIGAFQTSLPNNDFPNVKNVHSFIDNDGMIRYVIGSFNIRSQAETLKKAVVEAGYKDAFIVDVNKEKKFTNEVVHEKKPKSLEKVEYMVQVGAYSTTITAQAAKSMVEIDGIIEKQNGELMLLTVGSFSNIESAEKLKNELVAKGVQEAFVIAFLNDKKITLQAAKEFAK, encoded by the coding sequence ATGAAAAAGCTTTTAATTTTCAACTTTCTTATTCTTTGTTCCACTGTGCTTTTTTCACAGAATTTTGACAAAGGACTATTCAAAGAAAAATTCATTGAAGCACAATATCATATTGAATTTGAAAACTATAAACTGGCTCTTCCTATTTTTATTGAACTAAATAAAATGGATCCTGAAAATTCAAATGTGAATTTCAAAGTTGGACTTTGCATGATTAAATCAAACATAAGAAAGGCAGAAGCTGTTGGTTTTCTTGAAAAAGCTGTATTAAATGTTTCACCAAATTACGATGATCTGAATCCCTTTGAAAAAAGAGCCCCGGTTAATGCTCTTTATTACCTTGGATTTGCCTATCATATTGCCTATAAATTAGATGAGGCAATTGCAACTTTTGAAAAATTCAAAAGCGTAATCAGCAAAAAAAATTATATGGTTGCTGACGCAGAAAGGTCAATAGTCATGTGTTTAAACGCTAAGGAATTCATAGGTAACAAAAAAGAATATATAATTGATTGTTTAAGTGACTCCATTAACACTCCTTATCCTGAATACAGCCCTGTTGTTTCCCTGGATGAATCAACCCTTATTTTTACAAGTAGAAGGGCTGAAGAATCAGGAAGCATCGCTGAATCCATGCATAATGAAGATATTTATATTTCTTATAAAGACAATAATGGTATTTGGTCGGCAGCAAAATCAATAGGCACAAGCATTAACACCATGGATCATGAGGCAAGTATTGGACTTTCTGCTGATGGACAAAAATTGTTTATCTATAAAAGTGATGATGGTGGTAGTATTTGGATGAGCGAACAGCTAAGTGAGAGCTGGTCTGTACCACAAAAGCTGGATTTTGATGTTAATTCCGAACATTGGGAAACGCATGCAGTAATAACTGCTGAGCAGAAAACAATCTATTTTGCAAGCAACAGGCCAGGTGGCCAAGGTGGCAGGGATATTTGGATGTGTAAGAAATTGCCAAATGGAAAATGGGCAAAAGCACAAAATTTAGGAGCGCAGATAAACACAAAACATGATGAGGATGCTCCTTTTATACACCCCAATGGTAAAACAATTTACTTTAGCTCTGACGGTCATAAAACCATGGGAGGATTTGATATATTTTATTCTGAAATACAGGAAGATGGAAAATGGAGCAGCCCAATAAACATGGGTTATCCAATAAACACAACGGATGATGATATTTATTTTGTCACATCAGGTGATGGAAAAAGAGGTTATTTTTCTTCCCTTCGTGAGAACTGCATTGGAGAAAAAGATATTTTCATGGTTACAATTGATGATATTCAAGTGGAATCAATTACTGTACTGAAAGGAAAAATCACCATCGATGGAGATGAAAAACTTCCCTCCGGTGCCCTTATTTATGTAACTGATGTAGAAACAGGAATTGTGGTTAACGAATCAAGGCCTAACCCTAGAACAAGTGTTTATACACTTGCTTTATCTCCAGGCGAGCATGGCAAAACATACTCTATTAGTTATTCTGCCGAAGGATTTGAACCTATTACCGCAACCATTGAAATTGAAGCAGGAATGGGTTACCAGGAAATTGAAAAAGAATTGTTCCTTCACCCAATTAATTTCGAAAGCAAAACCAAAGGTACAGTTGCACTTTCCGGAACAATTAAAAACAGGCAAGGAGAATTTATTTCCGCCACAATTTCTGTAATTGATAACATTACTGGTGAAGAAATTTTTACAGCCCTAACAAAAGGTACTGAGGCACCCTATTATTTTGTTTTGCAATTGGGGAAAAATTACAATATATCCTATGAAGCTGAAGATTACCTGTTTCATTCAGAAAATCTAAACATTCCAAATAAACCAGAATATTCAGAAATTAAAAAGAATATTATTCTTGAAAAAATAGAAACAGGAACCAAAATTGTTTTAAATAATATTTTCTTTGATCATAATAAATCCATATTGCGAAAGGAATCTAATGTTGAATTGGAAAAATTGTATACTTTACTAAACAAAAGACCTGAATTAAAAATTGAAGTTGGCGGCCACACAGACAGTAAAGGAAACGCTGAGGTAAATATGGTTTTATCCAAAGCAAGAGCTCAGGCAGTTGTTGATTACCTGACAAAAAATGGAATAAACAGATCACGCCTTGTAGCAAAAGGTTATGGAAAAGATGCTCCTATTGCTCCGAATAATTTAGCCAATGGAAAACCGGATTTAGATGGTATGCAATTAAACAGGCGTGTAGAGTTTAAAATTCTTGATTATACAAAAGCTGAACTGGAAAAAGTTAGAGAAAATCAAACTAATACGGCAGAAGTTGAAACCATAATAATTGACAACAGAAGTGACCTGGTAACCAAACCAGTTAATTACACTACTAAATCCCCGTTATATGGTGTTCAAATCGGAGCTTTTCAAACATCTTTACCGAACAACGATTTCCCAAATGTAAAAAACGTTCATAGTTTTATTGATAATGATGGAATGATTCGATATGTCATTGGTAGTTTTAACATAAGGAGCCAGGCTGAAACCCTTAAAAAAGCTGTTGTTGAAGCGGGATACAAGGATGCTTTTATTGTAGACGTGAATAAGGAAAAAAAGTTTACAAATGAAGTTGTTCATGAAAAAAAGCCGAAATCTCTGGAAAAAGTTGAATACATGGTTCAGGTTGGTGCATACTCCACTACAATAACTGCCCAGGCAGCAAAGAGTATGGTAGAAATTGACGGTATTATTGAAAAACAAAACGGAGAGTTAATGCTCCTAACGGTTGGATCTTTCTCTAACATAGAAAGTGCTGAAAAATTAAAAAACGAACTTGTTGCAAAAGGGGTTCAGGAAGCTTTTGTAATTGCTTTTTTAAATGATAAAAAAATAACGCTACAGGCTGCAAAAGAATTTGCAAAATAA